A region from the Nostoc sp. HK-01 genome encodes:
- a CDS encoding NUDIX hydrolase, with product MRNLKKWKILQSKMVFNHPWCRVRQDKIELPNGKVIDDYFVSIKPEIALILPITSNQEIVFVRQYRHAVADFFIELPAGHFDPTQESAEIAAIRELQEETGYLAQQVKKVTVFYDKPSKDTNRIHLFLAENVIKVGEQNLDITEEIEVILIPVAEVLDKIHQGEISVSGTIAALFLGLQLVS from the coding sequence ATGAGAAATCTCAAGAAATGGAAAATCTTGCAATCAAAAATGGTGTTCAACCATCCTTGGTGTAGAGTCAGGCAAGATAAAATCGAATTACCTAACGGTAAGGTCATTGATGATTATTTTGTCAGTATTAAACCAGAAATTGCCCTTATTTTGCCAATTACCAGTAATCAAGAAATTGTTTTCGTTAGGCAATACCGTCACGCAGTCGCAGATTTTTTTATCGAATTACCAGCCGGACATTTTGACCCTACGCAAGAAAGTGCAGAAATCGCCGCCATCCGAGAATTACAAGAAGAAACTGGTTATCTTGCTCAACAAGTTAAAAAAGTCACTGTTTTTTATGATAAACCCAGCAAAGATACCAACCGCATACATTTATTTTTAGCTGAGAATGTCATAAAAGTTGGGGAACAGAATTTAGATATTACAGAAGAAATTGAAGTAATCTTAATTCCTGTTGCCGAAGTGTTAGATAAAATACATCAAGGTGAAATTTCAGTATCAGGAACTATTGCTGCTCTATTTTTAGGCTTACAACTTGTCTCATAG
- a CDS encoding mandelate racemase/muconate lactonizing protein: MQVEVKVFTVNKRFPLTISRGTTAQTTNVWVKISQDGVEGWGEASPFGVGNHAQKTEQIKDAIEKVIPLLTTFSPLQRQQVEQLLIQQQIPSAARAAVDMAMHDWLGKFVGLPLWQIWGCDRNLIVPTSVTIGINSPEGARERARDWLNYLDVRLFKVKLGSPDGIDADQQMLLAVQQEAPNLEFFVDANGGWSLPDAIKMCHWLADLGVKYVEQPLARGQEESLAALKQESPLPIFVDESCFTSVDIPHLANYVDGINIKLMKSGGLTEALRMIHTARAYGLQVMFGCYSDSSLANTAAAQLAPLADYLDLDSHLNLVDDPFMGALVVEGKVLPNDLPGLGVQYSAFAA; encoded by the coding sequence ATGCAAGTAGAAGTCAAGGTATTTACTGTCAATAAACGATTTCCCTTAACTATTAGTCGGGGTACAACGGCACAGACAACGAATGTATGGGTAAAAATTTCGCAAGATGGCGTTGAGGGCTGGGGTGAAGCATCACCATTTGGTGTCGGAAATCATGCTCAAAAAACCGAGCAAATCAAAGATGCTATCGAGAAAGTTATACCATTATTAACAACTTTTAGTCCTTTGCAGAGACAGCAAGTTGAGCAATTATTAATTCAACAGCAGATTCCTTCTGCGGCGCGGGCGGCGGTGGATATGGCGATGCACGATTGGTTGGGTAAGTTTGTTGGCTTACCACTGTGGCAGATTTGGGGATGCGATCGCAATCTCATTGTCCCGACTTCGGTAACTATTGGTATAAATTCACCAGAGGGCGCTAGGGAGAGGGCGCGGGACTGGTTAAATTATCTGGATGTCCGGCTGTTTAAGGTCAAATTAGGTAGTCCCGATGGCATTGATGCAGATCAGCAAATGCTATTAGCAGTCCAACAAGAAGCACCAAACCTAGAATTTTTTGTGGATGCAAACGGTGGTTGGAGTTTACCAGATGCAATTAAGATGTGTCATTGGCTGGCTGATTTAGGTGTAAAGTATGTAGAACAACCACTGGCAAGGGGTCAGGAAGAAAGTTTAGCCGCACTCAAACAAGAGTCACCCCTACCGATTTTTGTTGATGAAAGTTGCTTTACTAGCGTTGATATTCCCCATTTGGCGAACTACGTGGATGGAATTAATATCAAACTGATGAAGTCAGGGGGTTTAACCGAAGCATTGCGGATGATACACACAGCGCGGGCTTATGGTTTACAAGTGATGTTTGGCTGCTATTCTGACAGTTCACTAGCTAACACAGCCGCAGCACAATTAGCACCACTCGCTGATTATTTAGATTTAGACAGTCATCTGAACTTAGTTGATGACCCGTTTATGGGTGCATTAGTAGTAGAAGGAAAAGTTTTACCAAACGATTTACCAGGCTTGGGGGTACAATACAGTGCGTTTGCCGCTTAA
- a CDS encoding FUR family transcriptional regulator, translating to MKCQEKKRYNNNLRSVNVIQVNAMQQKADEIVKTLKSKGLRVTPQRFAVYANLLAREDHPTVDQILTNLNQDAPTSSQATVYAALQALREVGLVREVLLEEGVSRYDANVGLHHHFRCKCCGAIEDIGWDTFECIDLNKLRSGLKAERYEVTVQGICDRCETKSKV from the coding sequence GTGAAATGCCAAGAGAAGAAACGTTATAATAACAATCTTAGGTCTGTTAATGTGATTCAAGTAAATGCTATGCAGCAAAAAGCTGATGAGATTGTCAAAACACTCAAGAGCAAAGGATTGCGAGTGACTCCCCAGCGCTTCGCAGTATACGCAAATCTACTGGCACGAGAAGACCATCCTACGGTAGATCAAATTCTGACAAACTTGAATCAGGATGCGCCAACTTCATCCCAAGCCACTGTTTATGCGGCATTGCAAGCATTACGTGAGGTAGGCTTAGTCCGAGAAGTGCTGTTAGAAGAAGGTGTATCTCGTTATGATGCCAATGTGGGACTACATCATCATTTTCGCTGCAAGTGTTGTGGTGCTATTGAAGATATTGGCTGGGATACATTTGAGTGTATTGATTTGAACAAACTGCGGTCTGGATTGAAAGCAGAAAGATATGAAGTGACTGTGCAGGGAATTTGCGATCGCTGTGAAACAAAGTCTAAAGTGTGA
- a CDS encoding peptidase M48 Ste24p, protein MKRTRKSLLLTLSWILLSVSTSIVIILTQPLAPVPAQEPTTTTVETKDTPNSESPKPNQTEKPDAAAEPALTPEEIARQQKFIAADKLYLAGNITDAEKLYREVKTPFTSTDIATQERKPAILDPMQLSPAGKVYWRESEAGIAAKLQTRTEVPLKLLVEQYPEFIPGHIRYAEILKQYNRPKEAVDILERASSLYPDQPDLIKAKVTALADEKKWMEASLAARQFAILYPRDPQAEEFTQLAEKNLKRYKAHIREEIRGNTLANIITGAVGYAVTGSLLGPFSALDSTILLLQGEGAVGESVAKQAKQQLPLVKDEEVLAYINEIGQKLVKVSGRTEFKYEFFVIPEEELNAFALPGGKVFINAGAIAKSKSEAEIAGLIGHELSHVVLSHGFQLITQGNLISNVTQYLPFGGTFGQLFSLSYSREMERQADVLGTRLIVANGYAADGLRNLMATLQKQQKNAPPTWLSSHPGGKERVSYLENLITRGNYNRYSYEGVERHTAIQAKVKQLLKEKKEREEKKRRSE, encoded by the coding sequence ATGAAACGAACCAGGAAGTCTCTGCTGCTCACCTTGAGTTGGATATTGTTGTCAGTTAGTACTTCAATTGTAATTATTCTGACGCAACCTTTAGCACCTGTTCCAGCCCAAGAACCTACAACTACAACTGTAGAAACAAAAGATACACCCAATTCCGAAAGTCCAAAGCCAAATCAGACCGAAAAACCAGATGCGGCGGCGGAACCTGCACTCACTCCCGAAGAAATTGCGCGTCAACAGAAGTTTATCGCCGCAGACAAGTTATATCTCGCCGGAAATATTACTGATGCGGAAAAACTCTATCGGGAAGTAAAAACACCATTTACGAGCACAGATATTGCAACTCAAGAACGCAAACCAGCGATTCTTGACCCGATGCAACTATCACCAGCTGGCAAAGTTTACTGGCGAGAATCAGAGGCGGGAATTGCGGCTAAATTGCAAACTAGAACAGAAGTACCGTTGAAGTTACTAGTCGAGCAGTATCCTGAATTTATTCCTGGTCATATTCGCTATGCTGAGATTCTCAAGCAATATAATCGCCCCAAAGAAGCTGTAGATATTTTAGAACGAGCATCATCACTATATCCCGATCAGCCAGATTTAATTAAAGCCAAAGTTACAGCACTAGCTGATGAAAAAAAATGGATGGAAGCATCGTTAGCAGCGCGTCAATTTGCCATTCTTTATCCTCGTGATCCGCAAGCCGAGGAATTTACCCAACTTGCAGAAAAAAATCTCAAACGCTATAAAGCCCATATCCGCGAAGAAATTAGAGGTAATACTCTCGCTAACATTATTACAGGTGCAGTTGGGTATGCTGTCACAGGGAGCTTGTTAGGGCCGTTTTCTGCCTTAGACTCTACCATCTTGCTGCTGCAAGGAGAAGGTGCGGTGGGTGAGTCGGTAGCTAAACAAGCCAAACAACAGCTACCATTAGTTAAAGATGAGGAAGTGCTGGCCTACATTAACGAAATTGGGCAAAAACTAGTCAAAGTTTCAGGACGCACCGAATTTAAATATGAATTTTTTGTTATTCCTGAAGAAGAATTAAATGCCTTTGCCTTACCAGGAGGTAAAGTTTTTATTAATGCTGGTGCGATCGCTAAAAGTAAATCCGAAGCTGAAATAGCTGGGTTAATCGGTCATGAATTATCTCACGTAGTTTTATCCCACGGTTTTCAATTAATTACCCAAGGAAACCTGATTTCTAACGTTACTCAATATCTGCCTTTTGGTGGTACATTCGGTCAACTCTTTTCTCTCAGCTACAGCCGTGAAATGGAACGTCAAGCAGATGTTCTTGGTACTCGCTTGATTGTGGCTAATGGCTATGCTGCTGATGGGTTGCGTAACTTAATGGCGACGCTGCAAAAGCAACAAAAAAATGCTCCTCCTACTTGGTTATCATCCCACCCAGGCGGTAAAGAACGAGTGAGTTATCTAGAAAACTTGATTACCCGTGGTAACTACAACCGCTACAGCTACGAAGGAGTTGAACGTCACACAGCCATTCAAGCAAAAGTCAAACAACTGTTGAAAGAGAAAAAAGAACGAGAGGAGAAAAAGCGGCGTTCTGAATGA